In a single window of the Nicotiana tomentosiformis chromosome 8, ASM39032v3, whole genome shotgun sequence genome:
- the LOC138897417 gene encoding uncharacterized protein, which yields MERGSGRGGISRPGGKQQNRIYAFFGHQNLESSLDMVTSILSVSSINVHALVDSGFNLLYITPLVTGKCGKVPELLCQSFKVSMATGKYLVIRRVYEGCDVMIHDCYTLADLNELEIMEFDIIMSMTWLDSCYATVDCWKKVVCFNFPGEPTLEWWGGIAEPKRKFISYLKARKIIMKGCFYHLVQVQDVEVKPSTSQWVPTVSEFLHVFPDELLSIPPEREIEFAINVPPDT from the coding sequence ATGGAAAGAGGAAGTGGTAGAGGTGGAATATCCAGGCCTGGTGGGAAACAGCAAAATCGCATCTATGCATTTTTCGGTCATCAAAATTTGGAGTCTTCACTAGACATGGTCACAAGTATACTATCAGTGTCTTCCATTAATGTGCATGCTTTGGTAGATTCGGGTTTTAACCTGTTGTATATTACTCCATTAGTTACTGGTAAATGTGGTAAAGTACCTGAATTGTTATGTCAATCCTTCAAAGTATCCATGGCCACGGGCAAGTACCTGGTAATTAGGCGGGTGTATGAAGGTTGCGATGTGATGATTCATGACTGCTATACTTTGGCTGATTTGAATGAGTTAGAAATTATGGAATTTGATATTATTATGAGCATGACTTGGCTAGACTCTTGCTATGCTACGGTGGATTGCTGGAAGAAGGTTGTTTGTTTCAACTTTCCAGGAGAGCCCACTCTTGAATGGTGGGGCGGTATTGCGGAGCCAAAGAggaagtttatttcttaccttaaggctcgaAAGATTATCATGAAAGGATGTTTCTACCATTTGGTACAGGTGCAAGATGTAGAGGTGAAGCCTTCCACCTCTCAGTGGGTACCGACCGTCAGTGAATTTCTCCATGTGTTCCCAGATGAGCTCCTAAGCATTCCACCCGagagggagattgagtttgccaTCAATGTGCCCCCCGACACGTAG